The window TTTGGAACAGCTAAACGAATGTAGACGCGTTGTCAATGACTTTTTTGTTAAGACACAGGTTAATTGTAATAAGTAATACTAATTAAGATTATAATTAATTGGTAACATGGAGACTATTCTATTACTACCAAAAACACCACCAAACAAGACGCCATTTACAGGAGAATGTATACCAAAAGCATCTATATAAAACAAGTGATCCTCCGCATTTGGTAACAGAAAAGCTTGGTCTAAGTTATCAAAACTAACCACTACTTTATTAGAATCAAAAAAAGATACTTCTGTTAAATCGCCTTCTGTTTTAACCACTCTAAAAACAGAGGTCTGGGTTATTTCAAATAGCGGTTCAGAGTCATCCGCGCTTTCTCTTTTAAACAATCTAAAACCATTTTGCTTAAGTGCACTTTTTGCCAAGCTTCGCATAAAATATAATAAAGATGTCTTAAAAACAACGTTTCGGTTTTCGATATAGCGTTTCTTAATCTTCTTTCTACTCAATTCAGAAAAAATACTTGTACCGCTATAAAGCACTTTACTAACATACTTTAAACCAGAAGGTGGGTGTTTAAATACTATTTCAAAGTCTACAAGGTTATACTCTACCTTATATCCTAAATACTTATTGATTATAATTATTGGTTGATCCGCCATGGCGTACATGGTTTGATCTACTTTACTATATCGAAACCTAATCTTATCAAGGTTAGTTATTTTACAATCTTTACTGTAGATGGAATGACCCAAAAACTCACGCTTAAAATAACTCAACTTTTTTGATCTTGACCAATCATCATCTGACAGAATAACCTCTTCTAAATTAGTCGTTTGAGGTTTTAATTTGATTATCGGATTGGTTTGGAGGATGTTTTTGTCAATAATTTGACTTTCATACCCTATAAAACTAACTACTAAAGGCACGTTAATGTTTTGATTAGAGCTTATAGTAAATATACCGTCCAAATCTGTAATGACTCCTATTGTAGTCCCATCAAAATAAACCGTTACGTTGGGTAAAGGAATATTTGTATCCGCAGCTAATATTGTGCCAGTAAAAGTCTGCGCAAATCCAATTGAACTAACAAAAAAAATAAATAGTATTACTAATTTATTCCTCATTCTGCTCTGTAAACTTACGTTCCAATTCTGCTTGAAACTCCTCCATTACCGGCCTAACCGTACTTTCTGGCAAGTCTGCAATCTTGATATACATTAAACCATCCACCGCATTATTAAATAATGGGTCTACATTAAAAGCGACTAAGCGTGCATTTTGTTTAATATACTTTTTAAGCAATACAGGCAATCTTAAAGCACCTGGCTCGATCTCGTCAATAATCTTATCGAACTTATTTAAATCAGCCTCTGTTGCATCAAAAACAAAGTCTTTATCAGCATCTTTAAGCTTAACCTTAAATTCTTTTTTAGGATGTACATATTGAGCGACATACGGATCATAATAATGTGATTTCATAAACTCAATCATTAAGGACTTAGAGAATTCTGAAAACTGATTACTAATACTAACCCCTCCAATCAAATATTTATGCTCAGGATGACGTAAAGTTGTATGTACAATACCCTTCCAAAGCAAAAACAAAGGCATTGGTTTTTGTTGGTATTCTTTGATAATAAATGCGCGTCCCATCTCAATCGACTCGCCCATCATTTTATATAATTCAGGTTCAAACCCAAATAAATCTTGTAAATAAAAGCCATTAATACCATAATTAGCAAATATCTGGGATCCTAAGCCCATTCTATACGCACCTGCCAAAACATTAGCTTCACTATCCCATAAAAATAAATGGTGGTAGTAATTATCAAATTCGTCTAAATCAATAGGTTCATTTGTTCCTTCTCCAACTGCTCTAAAAGTAATTTCTCTTAAACGTCCTATCTCGCGCAACAAATTTGGCATATCCGCAGCAGTAGATAAAAAGACCTCATAATTTTTACTTGTCAACAATTTACAATCTTGCGCTCGTAATGCATCAACCTCCTTTATCATCGCTTCCTGACTAACCGGAGTTACGATTTGCTTAGGTGCTTTTACTGATTTTTGAGATTTTAAACTAGATGAAATACTATCTATAATTTTCTCCTTAGGCTGAAAAGCATTAGACAACATATATGTTTTTCTTCTAATAAATTCTGAAAAATCTGTAAGTGATTCATGCTCGGCCTGATTCTTTACAGATATCGGTTTCCCGATCCTAACTTTAATAACTCTTCGTTTTTGTGTAAATAATTCGGAAGGCAATTTTGCTGTTCTAAAAATGTCACTAATTTTTGACAACTTATAAAACAACTTACTATTTTGAGCATGAAAGTATATTGGGACAACAGGCACATTAGCTTTTTTAACTAATTTCATAGCTGCTTCTTCCCACGGTTTATCAACAACTAATTTACCATCTCTATAAGTAGACACTTCTCCTGCAGGAAAAATACCCAAGGGATGTCCATCTCTAAGGTGAGAAATCGCACTTTTAAACCCAGCGACGCTAGATTTAGCATCCTTTCTATCCTCAAAAGGATTTACAGGCATTATATAAGGCTTCATCGGCTCTATACGATGTAGCAAAAAATTGGCTATAATTTTAAAATCTTCGCGTTGCTCTAGCATTAATTTTAAAAGTAAAATACCATCAATACCTCCTAACGGATGGTTAGAAACGGTAATATAAGCACCATCTTTTGGTAAACGCTTCAAATCTTCTTCCGGAATTTCGAATTTAATCTGAAATTCATCTAAAATCCCGTCCAAAAACTCTATGTCTGACAAATGTTTGTTACGATTATAGACATTATTTAAGCTCGAAATTTTCAATACTTTCATTAGTATCCACCCAACAAATGTGCCTAAAAACCCGTATTTACTGAGTTTTATAGCGCTTGAAACTTCTTTTGCTGTGACTAATCCCATTTAATTTTATTCATATTAGAATTTACAAATGTAATTCTTTAGATTTATTTAGTTACTATTTGTAAGGTCTCTTGAAACATTTGTTTTAATAAAACTGTTTTACCTAGCTCTAAATCAACAATTGATTTATGATTATAATGCCTTATAGTGTATAAAGAAACGCCAATATTACAGGTTACTTTAAACTTAGCTTTTAGCTGCAATAATAAAGTTTCTAAATTAGTATAATTATCATCAAAACAAACAGAGAAACTAATAGCAGAGTTTTGTATAACACTAACCTTCATTTTGTACTTGGACAACAAATTAAATATTTCGCTAATATTATCTTCAACGATATACGAAAAATCTAATGTTGACAACGATAATAATATTTGATTTTGCTTAACAATAAAGCAAGGCACTTTAGGTACTAAACCTGGCGTCTTATTGACCACAGTCCCTTCCGCTTTAGGATTTAAAAAAGATTTAACATACAGCGGAATTTCTTTACGTTGTAATGGTTGTAATGTTTTTGGATGAATAACAGAAGCCCCGTAAAAGGCTAATTCAATAGCTTCTGTGTACGATATAGAATTAAGTAATTGGGTGTTTTCAAAATATCTAGGATCTGCATTCAAAACACCAGGTACATCTTTCCATATAGTAACACTTGCCGCATTTAAACAATACGCAAAAATGGCTGCGGTATAATCACTACCTTCCCTTCCTAATGTCGTTGTAAAATTGTTTGCATCGCTACCTAAAAACCCTTGTGTTATATTGAGTTTTTTCGAGTCTATATGCTTAGTAACTAACTGTTGAGTCTCTTCCCAATTGACATTGGCACTTCTGTAATAATTATCTGTTTTAATTAATTGTCTAACATCTAACCAATGGTTATCAAAACCTTTAAACATTAAATATTGACTAATAATTCTGGTTGACAATAATTCTCCAAAACCAATAACTTGATCATAAACAAAACTATAATCGGGAGATTTATTTGTGTTTAGGAAATTCCGAAGCTCATTGAATAAACATTCTGATAATTTAAAAACATGATGATCACTATTTACAAAAAGATCCACCATAATAGCATTATGATAGTCGATAACACTTTGAATAGCATTATTCAATTCTTTTTTATCATCAAAATAAGCTCCAACCACCAATTCCAAAGCATTAGTCATTTTACCCATTGCTGAGACAACTATTATTGTCTTTTCATGTCCGACTTGTTCTAATACCGAAATTAAATTCTTTACCCCTTTGGCATCTTTAACAGAAGCACCACCAAACTTAAATACTCTCATTTATAAATTTTCGATATATTTTTTTATACTAGTTTCATCCATTTGCACCAAATACCAGTCTTTTAAAAGTGTCGCTCCTTTACTTTCGTAAAATTTAATCGCTGGTTCATTCCAATCTAAAACTTCCCAACAAATACGTTTAACTCCTAAACTATAGCCATATTTTATAACTTCGTCTAAAAGTAAAGTCCCTAGACCTTCTCCTCTGTAATCATTACTAACAATTAAATCTTCCAAATGTACTGTTTTACCTTTCCAAGTAGAAAAACGAATATAAACTAAAGCAATCGCTACAATTATATTGTCCTTTTCAGCAACAAAACAAGTAAACAATGGTTGTTTTCCAAAACCATTTTCTAATAAATCTGCCTCAGTTACAATAACCGCATCAGGCTCTTTTTCAAAAACAGCAAGCTCTTGTATCAAGCCTAAAATAGCTGAAACATCCTTTTTTTCAGCAAAACGAATAGTATAGTCCATAGATATTAAATTTAACCAAATATACTTTAAGAATTTTTGTTAAACCAAAATAAGACAAACTACAACGTTATAATTACTAAAAAATACGATATTTGTGAAAATAAACACAACTACTACCCATGTCTAAGAAAAATCAAACTTTAGGAGAATTTATTATTGAAAACCAAGCGTCTTTCAAATTTACTTCTGGAGAGTTATCTCGTTTAATAAACTCTATTCGCTTAGCTGCCAAGGTTGTAAACCATGAAGTTAACAAAGCGGGATTAGTTGATATTATTGGTGCCGCAGGAGACACAAATATCCAAGGTGAAGACCAACAAAAATTAGATGTTTACGCTAACGATAAATTTATACAAACCCTTACCAACCGTAACATTGTTTGTGGTATTGCTAGTGAAGAAGAAGATGATTTTATCACGATAAATAGCCAGGACGACAACAATCAAAACAAATATATTGTTTTAATAGATCCTTTAGATGGGTCTTCCAATATTGATGTTAATGTCTCTGTTGGTACTATTTTCTCTATCTATAGACGTGTTACTCCTGTAGGAACTCCTGTTACTATTGAGGACTTTTTACAACCAGGTAACCAACAAGTGGCTGCAGGATATGTTGTATACGGAACGTCAACTATGCTAGTATACACTACAGGGCACGGTGTTAATGGATTTACTTTAAACCCTGCTATTGGAACCTTTTACTTATCTCATCCAGATATGGAATTTCCTGAAGACGGAAATATCTATTCTGTAAACGAAGGTAACTACACACATTTTCCTCAAGGTGTCAAGAATTACATAAAATATTGCCAAATGGAGGAAGAGGATAGACCGTATACCTCAAGATATATCGGTTCTTTAGTTTCAGATTTTCATCGAAACATGATTAAAGGGGGGATTTATATGTATCCTAAAAGCTCAAAAAACCAAGACGGAAAATTACGTTTACTTTACGAATGTAACCCTATGGCCTATCTTGCAGAACAAGCCAATGGAAAAGCAAGTGATGGTTTTAAACGCATTATGGATATCGAACCTTCTGAACTGCACCAAAGAGTACCTTTTTTCTGTGGAAGCAAAAACATGGTCTTAAAAGCAGAAGAATTCATGCAAAACACCGATTAAATACCATGGTATCTATTTTTTTGCTACTTTTGACACATAAATTATCCTAATGGCAAACACAGACAAACTTAAGGAAGAAACAGTGCAATCATCTACGGAAGCAACTTCAAAGATCGACGCCATAAAACAGCTTATTTTTGGTGAAAACATGCAAGCTTATGACAGCGAGTTTGAAACACTAAAACAAGATATTCTTACCAAAAAGCAAGAATTAGAAGCACTCATGGACGATGTAAAGTCTGAAATACTTCAAAATATTGATAACCTAAGTACGGATATTAATATTAGAATTACTGAGCTTGAAAACAGCTTTGAAGATAAAGCGGATGCATTAAACGAAAAAAAGGTAGACCGAAAATTACTTGGTGAACTCTTTACAAAATTAGGCGAAAAAATAAGTCAGTAAAACCTTGATTTACAAATGAATCAAGACGATAAATTAAAAAGCCTTAGAGACATCTTACTTAAAGATGAGCACGAGTATGTGACATCATTAGAAGAAAAAATTAAGACGCTTGAAAATTTAATTACTAAGCAAAATAATTTATCAGAACATATAGACCCTATTCTAGACAAAAAACTAGAAACGTTTATTAAGGATATGCCAGAAACTTTGGGACCTACAATTACCGAAACATTAAAATCGGAAATTAAAAACTCTCAAGATGCAATTGTAGAGGCCTTATTCCCAATTATAGGGAAGTTAATAAAACGTTATGTTCAAAAAGAGATACAAGTACTCTCAGAAAACATCAATGCTAGTTTAAGCAATACTTTCTCTTTTAAAAATTTTAAAAGAAAATTTAGATCCAAAAGATCAGGCGTCTCGGAAGCGGATTTATTAATCCAAGACCAATTTAAATCTAAAATAGAGCAGATCATGGTTATTGAAAGTGGCTCAGGTTTAATTGTCTCTGAGTACACCAAAACAAATAACATCGATCAAGATACAGTCGCAGGAATGCTGACTGCTATAAAAAGTTTTGCAGAAGATGCGTTTACTACTGATGTTCAAAATTTAGAATATATAGAATACGAAAATTACCATATACACCTACAAAACTTTTCAAATTACTATATTGCAGTAACGGTGTCAGGTGCATTTACAGCAACCTTTAGAAGCAAACTGGAAGATAAGCTCTTAGATTTTGCACAAAATGTAATAAATAAAACAGATTTAAATAATAGTGAGGTTTTCAGCACTAAATTAAAAGATTACTTTGAAAATGAAAATATCTAAAAAAATAGTTCTAATTGGTCATTTTGGTGTAGGAAAATCTTCTTTAATAAGACGATTTGTACAAGACACCTTTAGTGAAGATTATAAAGTAACCATTGGTGTACATGTCTTAAAAAAGGAAATTACACTACCTAAAACTAATGACGACATTACACTAGTTATTTGGGATTTAGAAGGAAACGATGACATCTCTAATACAAGACCGTCGTACTTACTTGGTACAAATGGGTTTTTATATGTATTTGATATGACTAGACCAGCAACCTACGAAAAACTAGAATCTGACTTAGATTATATTAAAGACCGCTACCCAAAAACACCGATAAAAGTTATTGGTAATAAAAAAGATTTAGTCACAAACGAATTTATTAAGCAAAACAAAGACGTTTTTGGACGCTTTGTCGATTTTTATACAAGTGCAAAGTCAGGTAAAAATGTTGAGGATGTTTTTACTAAATTAGCGGAAGCCTTAACCAAATAAGCCAAAACAAATGCTAGAGCACTACAAAAAAGAATATTGCCAATCTGTAAATCAATACATTGTTATTGATTTAGATGGAACCGTAAAAGAATCTGACGATATTATTTTTACTAATATAGTTGGTGAAAACATATCAAACATTCACCCCTTTTTTGAAAGTATACATGTTGCGCTTCAAGAAGAAAATCAAAAACACGTTTTCTCTTGTATACATTTGACCAATCAAAAAAACGAAACAATAATTACAGATATTATTGTAAAAACATTTGATGGCAAAAAACCAGCTCTAGTGGTTATTTTAGACCTAACTGTACATTACGATAATTACCAAACAACTGCTCAAGTAAGAAACGAATCTGTAATAAATTCGCAGATTTTAGAACTAAAAAACGAATACCTTCAAGAAAAAGAAGTGTTTAAAAATGCTTTTATCGCAAACTTTAGTCACGAATTAAGAGATCCGTTAACTGGTGTTTTAACCTTTTCGGACATCCTAAAAAAGACTAATTTAAATGACGAACAACTTAATTACTTAAAAGTAATTGACTCGTCTTCAAGCTACCTAAAGCATTTAATTGAGGACATATTAGACATCTCTAAAATTGAAGCCGGAAAGTTAGAACTTGTTATCGAACCTTTTGATTTAAGAGAATTATTAGAAGACATAGAACACGTTTTTAAAATCAAAGCCGAACAAAAAGGTATAGAACTAATTACAAATTTTAATGACAACCTACCAGCAGTAATTGGTGGTGATACGTTAAGACTAAGACAAGTCCTTAGTAATCTTTTAGAAAACGCGATCAAATTTACAGAGGTGGGAACAGTAACGTTTAACGTCTCATTAAACCAAATAAGAGCGCAAAAAGCCAACATACACTTTCAAATTATAGATACTGGAATAGGTATGGATAAAGATAATCTAGACGATATTTTTACCAG is drawn from Psychroserpens sp. NJDZ02 and contains these coding sequences:
- a CDS encoding carboxypeptidase-like regulatory domain-containing protein, with product MRNKLVILFIFFVSSIGFAQTFTGTILAADTNIPLPNVTVYFDGTTIGVITDLDGIFTISSNQNINVPLVVSFIGYESQIIDKNILQTNPIIKLKPQTTNLEEVILSDDDWSRSKKLSYFKREFLGHSIYSKDCKITNLDKIRFRYSKVDQTMYAMADQPIIIINKYLGYKVEYNLVDFEIVFKHPPSGLKYVSKVLYSGTSIFSELSRKKIKKRYIENRNVVFKTSLLYFMRSLAKSALKQNGFRLFKRESADDSEPLFEITQTSVFRVVKTEGDLTEVSFFDSNKVVVSFDNLDQAFLLPNAEDHLFYIDAFGIHSPVNGVLFGGVFGSNRIVSMLPINYNLN
- a CDS encoding GNAT family N-acyltransferase produces the protein MGLVTAKEVSSAIKLSKYGFLGTFVGWILMKVLKISSLNNVYNRNKHLSDIEFLDGILDEFQIKFEIPEEDLKRLPKDGAYITVSNHPLGGIDGILLLKLMLEQREDFKIIANFLLHRIEPMKPYIMPVNPFEDRKDAKSSVAGFKSAISHLRDGHPLGIFPAGEVSTYRDGKLVVDKPWEEAAMKLVKKANVPVVPIYFHAQNSKLFYKLSKISDIFRTAKLPSELFTQKRRVIKVRIGKPISVKNQAEHESLTDFSEFIRRKTYMLSNAFQPKEKIIDSISSSLKSQKSVKAPKQIVTPVSQEAMIKEVDALRAQDCKLLTSKNYEVFLSTAADMPNLLREIGRLREITFRAVGEGTNEPIDLDEFDNYYHHLFLWDSEANVLAGAYRMGLGSQIFANYGINGFYLQDLFGFEPELYKMMGESIEMGRAFIIKEYQQKPMPLFLLWKGIVHTTLRHPEHKYLIGGVSISNQFSEFSKSLMIEFMKSHYYDPYVAQYVHPKKEFKVKLKDADKDFVFDATEADLNKFDKIIDEIEPGALRLPVLLKKYIKQNARLVAFNVDPLFNNAVDGLMYIKIADLPESTVRPVMEEFQAELERKFTEQNEE
- a CDS encoding aspartate kinase is translated as MRVFKFGGASVKDAKGVKNLISVLEQVGHEKTIIVVSAMGKMTNALELVVGAYFDDKKELNNAIQSVIDYHNAIMVDLFVNSDHHVFKLSECLFNELRNFLNTNKSPDYSFVYDQVIGFGELLSTRIISQYLMFKGFDNHWLDVRQLIKTDNYYRSANVNWEETQQLVTKHIDSKKLNITQGFLGSDANNFTTTLGREGSDYTAAIFAYCLNAASVTIWKDVPGVLNADPRYFENTQLLNSISYTEAIELAFYGASVIHPKTLQPLQRKEIPLYVKSFLNPKAEGTVVNKTPGLVPKVPCFIVKQNQILLSLSTLDFSYIVEDNISEIFNLLSKYKMKVSVIQNSAISFSVCFDDNYTNLETLLLQLKAKFKVTCNIGVSLYTIRHYNHKSIVDLELGKTVLLKQMFQETLQIVTK
- a CDS encoding GNAT family N-acetyltransferase gives rise to the protein MDYTIRFAEKKDVSAILGLIQELAVFEKEPDAVIVTEADLLENGFGKQPLFTCFVAEKDNIIVAIALVYIRFSTWKGKTVHLEDLIVSNDYRGEGLGTLLLDEVIKYGYSLGVKRICWEVLDWNEPAIKFYESKGATLLKDWYLVQMDETSIKKYIENL
- the fbp gene encoding class 1 fructose-bisphosphatase gives rise to the protein MSKKNQTLGEFIIENQASFKFTSGELSRLINSIRLAAKVVNHEVNKAGLVDIIGAAGDTNIQGEDQQKLDVYANDKFIQTLTNRNIVCGIASEEEDDFITINSQDDNNQNKYIVLIDPLDGSSNIDVNVSVGTIFSIYRRVTPVGTPVTIEDFLQPGNQQVAAGYVVYGTSTMLVYTTGHGVNGFTLNPAIGTFYLSHPDMEFPEDGNIYSVNEGNYTHFPQGVKNYIKYCQMEEEDRPYTSRYIGSLVSDFHRNMIKGGIYMYPKSSKNQDGKLRLLYECNPMAYLAEQANGKASDGFKRIMDIEPSELHQRVPFFCGSKNMVLKAEEFMQNTD
- a CDS encoding fructose 1,6-bisphosphatase, whose protein sequence is MANTDKLKEETVQSSTEATSKIDAIKQLIFGENMQAYDSEFETLKQDILTKKQELEALMDDVKSEILQNIDNLSTDINIRITELENSFEDKADALNEKKVDRKLLGELFTKLGEKISQ
- a CDS encoding cell envelope biogenesis protein OmpA, which codes for MNQDDKLKSLRDILLKDEHEYVTSLEEKIKTLENLITKQNNLSEHIDPILDKKLETFIKDMPETLGPTITETLKSEIKNSQDAIVEALFPIIGKLIKRYVQKEIQVLSENINASLSNTFSFKNFKRKFRSKRSGVSEADLLIQDQFKSKIEQIMVIESGSGLIVSEYTKTNNIDQDTVAGMLTAIKSFAEDAFTTDVQNLEYIEYENYHIHLQNFSNYYIAVTVSGAFTATFRSKLEDKLLDFAQNVINKTDLNNSEVFSTKLKDYFENENI
- a CDS encoding Rab family GTPase, translated to MKISKKIVLIGHFGVGKSSLIRRFVQDTFSEDYKVTIGVHVLKKEITLPKTNDDITLVIWDLEGNDDISNTRPSYLLGTNGFLYVFDMTRPATYEKLESDLDYIKDRYPKTPIKVIGNKKDLVTNEFIKQNKDVFGRFVDFYTSAKSGKNVEDVFTKLAEALTK
- a CDS encoding ATP-binding protein; protein product: MLEHYKKEYCQSVNQYIVIDLDGTVKESDDIIFTNIVGENISNIHPFFESIHVALQEENQKHVFSCIHLTNQKNETIITDIIVKTFDGKKPALVVILDLTVHYDNYQTTAQVRNESVINSQILELKNEYLQEKEVFKNAFIANFSHELRDPLTGVLTFSDILKKTNLNDEQLNYLKVIDSSSSYLKHLIEDILDISKIEAGKLELVIEPFDLRELLEDIEHVFKIKAEQKGIELITNFNDNLPAVIGGDTLRLRQVLSNLLENAIKFTEVGTVTFNVSLNQIRAQKANIHFQIIDTGIGMDKDNLDDIFTSFTQLNTSQSYNKGAGLGLAIAKHLVSLTNSVINVDSTLGEGSAFSTNINFKLDHNYKLETKKKTKVADKPKSNKKYSILLVEDSEITQLSILKILASRGNYFLDIVTRGEDVIPRIENSEFDLVLMDIKLPNSYGDEITKLIRQMPEREHKKVPVIALTARVFKDDLKRYKKAGINDVIKKPFDEETLITKIEEYLK